Proteins from a genomic interval of Zingiber officinale cultivar Zhangliang chromosome 1B, Zo_v1.1, whole genome shotgun sequence:
- the LOC122056046 gene encoding myosin-binding protein 7-like, whose amino-acid sequence MDHQTLNDVALPTLPSARPSCSRPSSTAVRRSVKRRLCEEETGAAPSASSFGADGGSARVEIEDEMAALREAVAKQQETIQELCAELDAERNAAASAASETMSMIIRLQCEKSETQMEARQFKRFAEEKMEHDQREMLILEDLLSKRDELINSMTLLIQTYRKHLSSLGIDVEAIDADASFVHPGGETEATQFDGLLTIDYPSLKCTIQNDVADKEGYLDETTDHQRYEFVETTNAKEDLENLHQRLCELEALPAAASLMDKDVIKESPRQSIYFRQSSADSHTTGSGKNSQEIMNGEEFPSLIDTHSDDGGDFDNLSDRVYTIDSVHGVPKVGATGDCVNVPIEEEKRPEVNGVVVGSPDIEKLYTRLQALEADRESMRQAIVSMRTEKAQLRLLREIAQQLSKEAAPQRSLLEKKPLTANTSILSFLKLIGTFVLWKKKASRIRHTFGTSSNSAGLMLILDKSPGISNRKCIAGTQV is encoded by the exons atgGATCACCAAACCCTAAACGATGTGGCTCTTCCCACTCTCCCTTCCGCTCGCCCCTCCTGCTCTCGCCCCTCCTCCACGGCCGTCCGCCGCTCCGTCAAGCGCCGCCTCTGCGAAGAGGAAACCGGCGCTGCTCCTTCCGCTTCTTCCTTCGGTGCTGATGGGGGGTCCGCCCGAGTGGAGATCGAGGACGAGATGGCCGCGCTGCGGGAGGCGGTGGCGAAGCAACAAGAGACGATCCAGGAGCTCTGTGCGGAGCTGGATGCGGAGCGCAACGCTGCGGCATCCGCCGCGAGCGAGACCATGTCGATGATTATCCGCCTCCAGTGCGAGAAGTCCGAGACGCAGATGGAAGCACGCCAGTTCAAGCGCTTCGCTGAGGAGAAGATGGAACACGACCAgcgggagatgcttatcctcgaGGACCTTCTCTCCAAGCGCGACGAGCTCATCAACTCCATGACGCTCCTGATCCAGACTTACCGAAAGCACCTTAGTAGCCTCGGCATCGACGTTGAGGCCATCGACGCCGATGCCTCTTTTGTCCATCCAGGCGGCGAGACGGAGGCTACTCAATTCGACGGTTTGCTGACCATTGATTACCCTTCTCTGAAGTGTACCATACAGAATGATGTGGCAGACAAAGAGGGCTATTTAGATGAGACTACTGATCATCAAAGGTACGAGTTTGTGGAGACAACAAATGCCAAAGAGGACCTTGAGAATCTACATCAGCGGCTTTGCGAACTTGAAGCCTTGCCGGCTGCTGCCAGTCTTATGGACAAGGACGTCATCAAGGAATCGCCACGACAATCTATTTATTTCAGGCAATCATCTGCTGATAGCCATACCACGGGTTCCGGGAAGAATTCACAGGAGATCATGAATGGGGAAGAATTTCCTTCCTTAATTGACACACACTCGGATGATGGTGGCGACTTTGACAACTTGAGCGATAGGGTCTACACAATTGATTCTGTGCATGGGGTTCCAAAGGTTGGTGCGACTGGTGATTGTGTGAATGTGCCCATTGAGGAGGAAAAGAGACCAGAGGTTAATGGAGTAGTAGTTGGGAGTCCAGATATTGAGAAACTTTACACAAGGCTGCAGGCTCTTGAGGCGGACAGGGAGTCAATGAGGCAGGCCATTGTTTCCATGCGAACTGAGAAAGCACAGCTACGGTTATTGAGAGAGATAGCGCAGCAACTTTCAAAAGAGGCAGCTCCTCAGAGGAGTCTGCTCGAGAAAAAGCCTTTAACTGCTAATACCTCCATACTATCATTTCTTAAG TTGATAGGGACATTTGTCCTCTGGAAAAAGAAAGCTTCAAGAATCAG GCACACGTTTGGGACATCAAGTAACAGCGCCGGCTTGATGCTTATTTTGGACAAAAGTCCTGGAATAAGCAATCGGAAGTGTATCGCAGGAACACAAGTGTGA